The following are encoded together in the Primulina tabacum isolate GXHZ01 chromosome 18, ASM2559414v2, whole genome shotgun sequence genome:
- the LOC142532475 gene encoding uncharacterized protein LOC142532475, with amino-acid sequence MSTDLELSLPTLIKIIHEQNSDNNSSAANDENTTAHSCVVDHEEECHTPRSPRHTIPTTLSCPPPPKKPRRMVEDSCRRKLRALHFFETVAEEEIESFFSTVEVNYMIVNGGSTKRKSC; translated from the coding sequence ATGTCCACAGATCTTGAATTGAGCCTCCCTACACTCATCAAAATCATTCACGAGCAGAATTCTGATAATAATTCTTCTGCTGCAAATGATGAAAACACCACAGCTCATAGCTGCGTCGTAGATCATGAAGAAGAATGCCACACGCCAAGATCTCCTCGCCATACAATTCCGACGACGCTCAGCTGTCCGCCGCCGCCCAAGAAGCCACGGCGGATGGTGGAGGATTCATGCAGGAGAAAACTGCGTGCTTTGCACTTCTTCGAGACCGTTGCCGAAGAAGAGATCGAATCGTTTTTCAGCACCGTCGAAGTCAATTATATGATCGTCAATGGTGGATCGACGAAGAGGAAATCATGTTAA
- the LOC142532876 gene encoding histone H2B.3: MPGKADKKPAEKKPAVEKSPAAEKAPVEKKPRVGKKLPKEGAAAGDKKKKRTKKSVETYKIYIFKVLKQVHPDIGISSKAMGIMNSFINDIFEKLAQEASRLSRYNKKPTITSREIQTAVRLVLPGELAKHAVSEGTKAVTKFTSS; the protein is encoded by the coding sequence ATGCCAGGGAAAGCAGACAAGAAGCCGGCAGAGAAGAAACCCGCCGTTGAGAAATCCCCTGCGGCGGAAAAGGCCCCGGTGGAGAAGAAGCCTCGGGTGGGGAAGAAGCTTCCCAAAGAAGGCGCTGCCGCCGGTGATAAAAAGAAGAAGCGGACGAAGAAGAGCGTGGAAACTTACAAGATCTACATCTTCAAAGTTCTGAAGCAGGTGCACCCTGACATCGGAATCTCAAGCAAGGCCATGGGGATAATGAACAGCTTCATCAACGATATTTTCGAGAAATTGGCGCAGGAGGCGTCTCGACTGTCTAGGTACAACAAGAAGCCGACGATTACTTCTCGTGAGATCCAGACCGCCGTCAGGTTGGTTCTACCCGGTGAGTTAGCGAAGCACGCCGTTTCCGAGGGCACGAAGGCCGTTACCAAATTCACCAGCTCTTGA